Proteins encoded together in one Marinithermus hydrothermalis DSM 14884 window:
- a CDS encoding aspartate aminotransferase family protein, whose amino-acid sequence MSNAFTLFERHVNPGLAGLLRFTGLDVEEDRAEGVYVWDKNGKRYLDFLGLYGTMNLGHRHPRVLEAVRRQLDRMPMSVRVMVSEPQARLAAKLAEITPGPLSMVFFGNSGAEAVEAAFKLARLHTGKPEIITTTGGFHGKTFGALSLTPKPEYQDPVRPLVPGVKTVPFGDAEALEAAITDQTAAVILEPIQGEGGINLPPEGYLRAVREITRERGVLLIVDEVQTGMGRTGKLWASEWEGIEPDLLTTAKALGGGVMPIGAVVGRPELFAAFQHNPLVHSSTFGGNPLACAAALAAIEVTLEEGLPQRALEMGGYLLSGLKRLAERYPEFIQEVRGKGLMIGLEFTDADIGALVISELATRGVLTAFGLNNPKVVRLEPPLIIERSHVDEALEALEASLEATQTTLEGVL is encoded by the coding sequence ATGAGCAACGCCTTTACTTTGTTTGAGCGACACGTTAACCCCGGGCTAGCCGGCCTGCTGCGCTTCACCGGCCTGGACGTCGAGGAGGACCGCGCCGAAGGCGTGTACGTCTGGGACAAGAACGGCAAGCGGTACCTGGATTTCCTGGGCCTGTACGGCACGATGAACCTGGGGCACCGGCACCCGCGGGTCCTCGAGGCCGTCCGGCGGCAACTGGACCGGATGCCGATGTCGGTCCGGGTCATGGTCAGCGAACCCCAGGCCCGGCTCGCCGCCAAGCTCGCCGAGATCACCCCCGGCCCCCTCTCCATGGTCTTCTTCGGGAACTCCGGCGCCGAAGCCGTCGAGGCGGCGTTCAAGCTGGCCCGCCTCCACACGGGCAAGCCCGAGATCATCACCACCACCGGCGGCTTCCACGGCAAGACCTTCGGCGCCCTCTCCCTCACGCCCAAACCCGAGTACCAGGACCCGGTGCGTCCCCTCGTGCCCGGCGTGAAAACCGTGCCGTTCGGGGACGCGGAGGCCCTCGAGGCCGCGATCACCGACCAGACCGCCGCGGTGATCCTGGAGCCCATCCAGGGCGAGGGCGGCATCAACCTGCCCCCCGAAGGGTACCTCCGAGCGGTGCGCGAGATCACCCGGGAACGCGGCGTACTCCTCATCGTGGACGAGGTCCAGACCGGCATGGGCCGCACCGGGAAGCTCTGGGCCAGCGAATGGGAGGGGATCGAACCGGACCTGCTCACCACCGCCAAGGCCCTGGGTGGCGGCGTGATGCCCATCGGTGCGGTCGTGGGCCGCCCCGAGCTCTTCGCGGCCTTCCAACACAACCCCCTCGTGCATTCCTCCACCTTCGGCGGGAACCCCCTCGCGTGCGCCGCGGCCCTCGCCGCGATCGAGGTCACGCTCGAGGAAGGCCTCCCCCAGCGCGCCCTAGAGATGGGCGGGTATCTCCTCTCTGGACTCAAACGCCTCGCCGAACGCTACCCGGAGTTCATCCAAGAAGTACGCGGCAAAGGTCTCATGATCGGCCTCGAGTTCACCGACGCGGACATCGGGGCCCTCGTGATCAGCGAACTCGCCACCCGCGGCGTGCTGACCGCCTTCGGGCTCAACAACCCCAAGGTCGTGCGCCTCGAGCCGCCCCTCATCATCGAGCGTTCCCACGTGGACGAGGCCCTCGAGGCCCTCGAGGCCTCCCTCGAGGCCACCCAAACCACCCTGGAGGGTGTGTTGTAA
- a CDS encoding S8 family serine peptidase, which yields MMRELRRYVWVLGGLAVWMGGCQLPVNVEEPPEPQRTITGTVRIATGTGTHAIREAGARELGALADRPLLVPGEVIVRFAPTVRLQGAARLEVNGTPLEPVRPLALEGAFLYRAGGVDAEATRAAARALAARPGVLWAQPNYRIYPLLELSDPFFDLQWHYSAINLPQAWEVTQGSSAVVVAVIDTGVLRAHPDFAGRLLAGYDFISDPQVAADGDGRDPDPEDPGDNPGGQSSYHGSHVAGTIGAATNNGLGVAGVDWKARILPLRVLGVGGGSTADIIDAILWAVGVSLPPVPDNPNPAQVLNLSLGGAVPCSETPAFQAAFDEAISRGAIVVVAAGNEDRDASNFSPASCGGVITVGATDLPGNRAFYSNFGLRVDVMAPGGDTGVDLNSDGFVDGVLSLNRDDADGTFDYRFLQGTSMAAPHVAGVVALMKALEPSLTPVQALDLLKQTARPLSASACNRPSAAECGAGLIDAQAALSALQAAPTPDYTLSLAPGVLELNPGEAGQVAVTLTRSGGFSEPVTLSLGGAPAGVTGGFSPNPAAGTTSTLTLSVDAAAPLGSFGLLVRGAAAGTSKVAALTLTISGTGGGPDVLGTVVFACFYVPDPSVVCDPSRTRFVVIASGGSVAPYAFAGLEAGGYVLLAWQDANGSGDVDSGDYAGVFLRPGELLSLIEPPAAGIDIPMELLQDTAPSVRALLQKAIGARRTP from the coding sequence ATGATGCGTGAATTACGGAGGTATGTTTGGGTCCTCGGGGGGTTGGCCGTGTGGATGGGGGGGTGCCAGCTTCCGGTGAACGTGGAGGAACCCCCCGAACCGCAACGCACCATCACCGGCACGGTACGAATCGCGACCGGCACCGGCACCCACGCGATCCGTGAGGCGGGGGCCAGGGAGCTGGGCGCCCTAGCGGACCGCCCCCTTCTGGTTCCCGGAGAGGTCATCGTGCGCTTCGCTCCCACGGTGCGCCTCCAAGGAGCGGCCCGCCTCGAGGTGAACGGCACCCCCCTCGAGCCGGTGCGGCCGCTTGCCTTGGAGGGGGCCTTCCTCTACCGCGCCGGGGGGGTGGACGCGGAGGCGACGCGGGCCGCGGCGCGAGCCCTCGCGGCCCGGCCGGGGGTGCTTTGGGCCCAGCCGAACTACCGCATCTACCCGCTGCTTGAGCTGAGCGATCCCTTCTTTGACCTCCAGTGGCACTACAGCGCGATCAACCTTCCCCAGGCGTGGGAGGTGACGCAGGGCTCGAGCGCCGTGGTCGTCGCGGTGATCGATACCGGCGTGCTGCGGGCGCATCCGGATTTTGCGGGGCGGTTGCTGGCTGGGTACGACTTCATCTCGGACCCGCAGGTGGCGGCGGACGGGGACGGGCGCGACCCGGATCCGGAGGACCCCGGGGATAACCCGGGCGGGCAGTCGAGCTACCACGGGAGCCACGTGGCGGGCACGATCGGGGCCGCGACGAACAACGGGTTGGGGGTGGCCGGCGTGGATTGGAAGGCGCGGATCCTGCCCCTCAGGGTGCTGGGCGTGGGTGGGGGCAGCACGGCGGACATCATCGACGCGATCCTCTGGGCGGTGGGGGTGAGCCTGCCCCCGGTGCCGGACAACCCCAATCCCGCTCAGGTACTGAACCTGAGCCTGGGCGGGGCCGTGCCTTGCAGCGAGACCCCCGCGTTCCAAGCGGCCTTCGACGAGGCCATAAGCCGCGGAGCGATCGTGGTGGTGGCCGCTGGGAACGAGGACCGGGACGCGAGCAACTTCAGCCCGGCCAGCTGCGGCGGGGTGATCACCGTCGGGGCTACGGACCTGCCAGGGAACCGGGCGTTCTACTCGAACTTCGGGCTGCGCGTGGACGTGATGGCGCCGGGCGGGGACACGGGGGTGGACCTGAACAGCGACGGTTTTGTGGACGGGGTGCTCAGCCTGAACCGGGACGACGCGGACGGCACCTTCGATTACCGCTTCTTGCAAGGCACCTCGATGGCCGCCCCCCACGTGGCCGGGGTGGTCGCCTTGATGAAGGCGCTGGAACCGAGCCTCACACCCGTCCAAGCGCTGGACCTCCTGAAACAGACCGCGCGTCCCTTAAGCGCCTCGGCTTGCAACCGGCCCTCCGCTGCGGAGTGCGGCGCCGGACTGATCGACGCGCAAGCGGCGCTGAGCGCCCTGCAAGCTGCGCCAACGCCCGACTACACGCTCTCCCTCGCGCCGGGGGTGCTCGAGCTGAACCCGGGGGAGGCCGGGCAGGTGGCGGTGACCCTCACGCGAAGCGGTGGGTTTTCCGAGCCGGTCACGCTGAGCCTGGGGGGGGCACCCGCCGGGGTGACGGGCGGGTTTAGCCCCAACCCCGCCGCGGGCACGACGAGCACCCTCACCCTGAGCGTGGATGCCGCCGCGCCCCTCGGTAGTTTCGGCTTGCTCGTGCGGGGCGCTGCGGCCGGCACGAGCAAGGTCGCCGCCCTCACCCTCACGATCTCCGGTACCGGCGGCGGCCCGGACGTGCTGGGTACCGTGGTCTTCGCCTGCTTCTACGTGCCGGACCCGAGCGTGGTTTGCGACCCCAGCCGGACGCGCTTCGTGGTAATCGCTTCGGGAGGCTCCGTCGCGCCCTACGCGTTCGCGGGCCTCGAGGCGGGCGGGTACGTGCTGTTGGCCTGGCAGGACGCGAACGGCAGCGGGGACGTGGACAGCGGCGATTACGCTGGGGTGTTCCTGAGGCCGGGGGAGTTGCTGAGCTTGATCGAGCCGCCCGCGGCGGGGATCGACATCCCCATGGAGCTCCTGCAGGACACTGCTCCTTCCGTGCGGGCCCTCTTGCAAAAAGCCATCGGAGCACGGCGCACGCCCTAG
- the metF gene encoding methylenetetrahydrofolate reductase [NAD(P)H], with protein MKIRDLFREGRPLFSFEFFPPKTPVGEAALFKTIERLKPLKPAFVSITYGAGGSTRAKTIEWARRIKFELGLETAVHLTCVGASRREIKVLLDQVEAAGIENVLALRGDPPRGETEFKPAPDGFRYASELVRFIRAEGYPFSLGGAGYPEGHVECRDREQDLLHLKHKVDSGLDFVITQLFFDNHHYFDFLERAERVGIRVPIVPGIMPITNIQQVQRFTKMCGASIPRSLLAELERFGDDDQAVLAIGVEHATRQCQELLDAGVPGIHFYTLNKSPATRLVVRNLRVPVRKTA; from the coding sequence ATGAAGATTCGTGACCTGTTCCGGGAAGGCCGGCCGCTCTTCTCCTTTGAGTTCTTCCCGCCGAAAACACCCGTGGGGGAGGCGGCGCTCTTCAAGACGATTGAGCGGCTCAAGCCGCTCAAGCCGGCCTTCGTCTCCATCACGTACGGGGCAGGCGGCAGCACCCGCGCGAAAACGATCGAGTGGGCCCGCCGCATCAAGTTCGAGCTGGGCCTCGAGACCGCGGTGCACCTCACGTGCGTGGGGGCCTCGAGGCGGGAGATCAAGGTGCTGCTCGACCAGGTAGAGGCCGCGGGGATCGAGAACGTCCTCGCCCTAAGGGGGGACCCGCCCCGTGGGGAGACGGAGTTTAAGCCTGCGCCGGACGGGTTCCGGTACGCGAGTGAGCTAGTGCGGTTCATTCGCGCGGAAGGGTATCCGTTTAGTTTGGGGGGGGCGGGGTACCCCGAGGGGCACGTGGAGTGCCGGGACCGCGAGCAGGACCTGCTGCACCTCAAGCACAAGGTGGATAGCGGCCTGGACTTCGTGATCACGCAGCTCTTCTTCGACAACCACCACTACTTCGACTTTCTAGAGCGCGCCGAGCGGGTTGGGATTCGCGTACCGATCGTTCCGGGCATCATGCCCATCACGAACATCCAGCAGGTGCAGCGGTTCACGAAGATGTGCGGAGCCTCGATCCCGCGGTCGTTGTTGGCGGAGCTCGAGCGCTTCGGGGACGACGATCAGGCCGTGCTCGCGATCGGTGTGGAGCACGCGACGCGGCAGTGCCAGGAGCTGCTCGACGCGGGGGTGCCCGGGATTCACTTCTACACCTTGAATAAATCCCCGGCGACGCGGCTTGTGGTGCGGAATCTGCGGGTTCCGGTGCGGAAGACCGCTTAA
- the metE gene encoding 5-methyltetrahydropteroyltriglutamate--homocysteine S-methyltransferase, with amino-acid sequence MGIRSATVGYPRIGKNREVKRALEAYWAGKTDAKTLISTVEAVQEDGWRAQQARGVDAVAVEGTSLYDHVLDWVVWLGLVPERFRHLEGLEAYFAMARGLPGIPALELTKWFDTNYHYLVPEIARGQHPEPGFEGFFRTVERAQGVLGARAVPVVLGPVTLLRLARLEEPLGEVLERLLPAYRALLEGLRGRGVGEVQFHEPALVLGDADTLKAHVERAYAELARAGVAIDLVTYFDDLGKAYPWVVALPVAAVSLDFTRGNNLELIEAHGWPREKRLGAGVVDARNVWRIRPSEVLLLLERLHGIAPELSVQPSASLQFVPYDASRETGLPEALRGVLSFAEQKLEEVVALAQHLGGQGGEAELARIEAAWAAFRAFSPENPSVRKRLQELTPQDFRRALPYAERRPKQIQTSLFPTTTIGSFPQIPEVRRVRARYRKGEISEAEYRAAIDAWIAYAIGVQEGVGLDVLVHGEFERTDMVEYFGQKLEGFAFTVHGWVQSYGSRYVRPPIIYGDVARPEPLTVREFKVAQSYTDKPVKGMLTGPVTILNWSYPRTDIPRKEVAFQIALALRDEVADLEAAGARVIQVDEPALREGLPLKQERWDAYLSWAVDAFRLTTAVAKPETQVHTHMCYSEFGDILAAIDRLDADVISIENARSGDETLRELAEYGYPREVGPGVYDVHSPVVPEAEAILAKLRTFLRHLRPEQIWVNPDCGLKTRRWEEVIPTLRNLVAAARALREEVRAAKG; translated from the coding sequence ATGGGTATTCGCAGTGCGACCGTAGGGTATCCCCGGATCGGCAAGAACCGCGAGGTCAAGCGCGCCCTCGAGGCCTACTGGGCGGGCAAGACGGACGCCAAAACGCTCATCTCCACCGTAGAAGCGGTTCAGGAGGACGGTTGGCGCGCCCAGCAGGCGCGCGGCGTGGACGCCGTGGCCGTGGAGGGGACCAGCCTCTACGACCACGTCCTCGACTGGGTGGTTTGGCTGGGCCTCGTGCCCGAACGCTTCCGCCACCTCGAGGGCCTCGAGGCGTACTTCGCCATGGCCCGTGGCCTGCCGGGTATTCCCGCACTTGAACTCACCAAGTGGTTCGACACGAACTACCACTACCTGGTTCCGGAGATCGCGCGCGGACAACACCCCGAGCCCGGCTTCGAGGGGTTCTTCCGCACGGTGGAGCGTGCGCAGGGCGTGCTTGGAGCGCGCGCGGTGCCGGTGGTGCTGGGGCCCGTGACGCTCCTGCGGCTCGCGCGGCTCGAGGAGCCCCTGGGGGAGGTGCTGGAACGCCTCCTGCCCGCTTACCGCGCGCTGTTGGAGGGGTTGCGTGGCCGGGGGGTGGGGGAGGTGCAGTTCCACGAGCCGGCCCTGGTGCTGGGGGACGCGGACACCCTTAAGGCACACGTGGAGCGGGCCTACGCTGAGCTCGCCCGGGCGGGCGTGGCGATCGACCTGGTGACCTACTTCGACGATCTCGGCAAGGCGTACCCGTGGGTGGTGGCCCTGCCCGTGGCCGCGGTGAGCCTCGACTTCACCCGCGGCAACAACCTCGAGCTGATCGAGGCGCACGGTTGGCCGCGGGAGAAACGGCTTGGGGCCGGGGTGGTGGACGCGCGCAACGTGTGGCGCATCCGGCCGAGTGAGGTTCTCCTGCTCCTCGAGCGGCTTCACGGGATCGCCCCTGAACTCTCGGTGCAGCCTTCGGCCTCCCTCCAGTTCGTGCCGTACGACGCTTCCCGCGAGACGGGGTTGCCGGAGGCGTTGCGGGGCGTGTTGAGCTTCGCCGAGCAGAAACTGGAGGAGGTGGTGGCGCTGGCCCAGCACCTCGGCGGCCAGGGGGGGGAGGCGGAACTCGCGCGGATCGAGGCGGCGTGGGCGGCGTTCCGCGCTTTTAGCCCAGAGAATCCCTCGGTGCGCAAGCGCCTTCAGGAACTCACGCCGCAGGACTTCCGCCGGGCGTTGCCGTACGCCGAGCGCCGCCCGAAGCAGATCCAGACCTCCTTGTTTCCCACCACCACGATCGGGTCCTTCCCCCAGATCCCGGAGGTGCGGCGCGTGCGGGCCCGCTACCGCAAGGGCGAGATCTCCGAGGCGGAGTACCGCGCGGCGATCGACGCGTGGATCGCCTACGCCATTGGCGTCCAAGAAGGCGTTGGGCTGGACGTGCTGGTCCACGGGGAGTTCGAACGCACCGACATGGTGGAGTACTTCGGGCAAAAGCTCGAGGGCTTTGCCTTCACCGTGCACGGCTGGGTGCAGTCGTACGGCAGCCGGTACGTGCGTCCCCCCATCATCTACGGGGACGTGGCGCGCCCCGAACCCCTCACGGTCCGTGAGTTCAAGGTCGCCCAGTCCTATACGGACAAGCCCGTCAAGGGCATGCTGACCGGCCCGGTCACCATCCTGAACTGGTCCTACCCGCGCACCGACATCCCCCGCAAGGAGGTGGCCTTCCAGATCGCGCTTGCGTTGCGGGACGAGGTGGCCGACCTCGAGGCCGCTGGCGCGCGGGTGATTCAGGTGGACGAGCCTGCCTTGCGCGAGGGGCTGCCCCTCAAGCAAGAGCGGTGGGACGCCTACCTCTCGTGGGCGGTGGACGCGTTTCGGCTCACGACCGCGGTGGCCAAGCCGGAGACCCAGGTGCACACCCACATGTGTTACTCCGAGTTCGGCGACATCCTCGCCGCGATCGACCGGCTGGACGCGGACGTGATCTCGATCGAGAACGCCCGCAGCGGGGATGAGACCCTGAGGGAACTCGCGGAGTACGGGTACCCCCGAGAGGTGGGGCCCGGGGTGTACGACGTGCACAGCCCGGTGGTTCCGGAGGCTGAAGCGATCCTGGCCAAGCTCCGCACCTTCCTGCGGCACCTGCGCCCGGAGCAGATCTGGGTGAACCCCGACTGCGGCCTTAAGACGCGGCGCTGGGAGGAGGTCATTCCGACCTTGAGGAACCTCGTAGCGGCGGCCCGCGCCTTGCGCGAAGAGGTCCGGGCCGCGAAGGGCTAG
- a CDS encoding phenylacetate--CoA ligase family protein has translation MHVAERLSTVIAHAKTHPLYADRLRGIDPARFTPKDLAQIPPVTREEWVRFLEAHPQPPAGTALVHLTPSPRLGWMPEYLSQEDLAYQRAAMAAHFRRLGLEGRRVIVAFSYHVFAGGWLFHEALLEAGAVVLPHGPGEADRVAEIAKKYAFDVLIANPSFALKVGQAGGRFKLLLAAGEPFTSVPGYRERVEQAIGGMALDAYGTSELGIVAGETPAKDGLYAVEEMAILEVLDPQTLEPVPDGERGELVVTALSRTLMPMIRFRTGDLAVAERREGRVRLPRGVFGRTDVMVKVKGVKLYPSELGPILAGFGLDPKGFQVVVEPKPGGTDALVIRLAAETVPEGLADAIRSATGLRVDRFETAQAIEGGLVLDRRFGHLEEDARG, from the coding sequence ATGCACGTGGCTGAGCGGCTGAGCACGGTGATCGCTCACGCAAAGACCCATCCCTTGTACGCGGACCGGCTTCGAGGCATCGATCCTGCACGATTCACACCGAAGGACCTGGCACAAATCCCGCCCGTAACCCGAGAGGAGTGGGTGCGGTTCCTGGAGGCACACCCCCAGCCGCCCGCGGGCACGGCCCTCGTGCACCTCACGCCCAGCCCGCGGCTCGGCTGGATGCCCGAGTACCTCTCTCAGGAGGACCTCGCTTACCAGCGCGCAGCGATGGCCGCGCACTTCCGCCGGTTGGGCCTCGAGGGCCGGCGGGTCATCGTGGCGTTTAGCTACCACGTCTTCGCCGGGGGATGGTTGTTCCACGAGGCGCTCCTCGAGGCCGGCGCGGTGGTGCTGCCGCACGGCCCGGGCGAGGCCGATCGCGTCGCGGAGATCGCGAAAAAGTACGCCTTCGACGTGCTGATCGCCAACCCTTCCTTCGCCCTGAAGGTCGGGCAGGCGGGCGGGCGGTTTAAGCTCTTGCTCGCCGCGGGAGAGCCCTTCACCTCGGTGCCGGGCTACCGCGAGCGCGTGGAGCAAGCGATCGGTGGGATGGCCCTCGACGCGTACGGCACCTCGGAGCTGGGGATCGTGGCCGGCGAGACGCCAGCGAAGGACGGACTGTACGCGGTGGAGGAGATGGCCATCCTCGAGGTGCTCGACCCCCAGACCCTCGAGCCCGTACCGGACGGGGAGCGGGGAGAGCTCGTCGTCACGGCCCTTTCGCGCACGCTCATGCCGATGATCCGCTTCCGCACCGGGGACCTCGCGGTGGCCGAGCGCCGGGAGGGCCGCGTGCGGTTGCCGCGCGGGGTGTTCGGCCGCACCGACGTGATGGTCAAGGTCAAGGGGGTGAAGCTCTACCCGAGCGAGCTCGGCCCGATCCTCGCGGGGTTTGGCCTGGACCCCAAGGGCTTCCAGGTCGTTGTGGAACCCAAGCCGGGGGGGACGGACGCGCTGGTGATCCGTTTGGCGGCCGAGACGGTTCCCGAGGGGCTCGCGGACGCGATCCGCAGCGCTACGGGCTTGCGGGTGGACCGCTTCGAGACGGCCCAGGCGATCGAGGGCGGGCTCGTGCTCGACCGGCGGTTCGGCCACCTGGAGGAGGACGCGCGTGGGTAA
- the rnr gene encoding ribonuclease R, which yields MTKQAIYEFIKRNPKKPYHLAEIVRQLRVSRQEAKRALDALVQEGKLVQTRRKTYGLPEEMRLVVGRISVHPNGFGFVVPEGEGADLFIPPAYLGGAWHNDKVVARPKPPGRDGRPWGEVIRILERARDKLVGTLEFSRGYAILRPDDPRVRERLLLVPDGLEGLEPGARIVVRVRYPEETGEREPFGEFLEYLGQGETPETETRAVIVKYDLREDFPPEVLAEAERIEARIPEAELHRRADFRHLNVFTIDGADAKDFDDAIHIERYKNGNYRVGIHIADVSHYVPEGSALDQEAFERGTSVYLPGRVLPMLPEKLSNGVCSLVPGEDRLVLSVLVDLTPSGEVKRYSFKEGVIRSKARLTYDQVQAFFEGDPLPEAARFLEADLRDLFALTQTLKARRLEQGALDFSFTEVKVDVDPDGTLHLIPIAEREARSLIEELMLLANRIVAKHLADKGIPALYRVHEDPAEDRYRALVEALARMGYKLPGKEPDPKALQQVLHQAAGRPEAPAVSMLLLRSLSLARYAPENLGHFGLAFEDYLHFTSPIRRYPDLVVHRVLRHVMRRRLSQKKIAAWQEQFPRIAEHASERERNAEAAERDLSKYYQCKWAEAHKGEVFEGTVSGVTNFGVFVALDNGVEGLLHLSNLTDDYYEYVEEALALIGRHTNKRIGMGDRIKVAIDEVNPALRQIDFALVEDEMSQKSSAPSTQSAKAPRRPRNKRTSTKATPKRTRRVVGPPEETKRNERPVKVTVHKLYFGEWTGENHREAKPTKSRRTRRRRK from the coding sequence ATGACTAAGCAAGCGATCTACGAATTCATCAAACGCAACCCCAAGAAGCCCTACCACCTAGCGGAAATCGTGCGGCAGTTGCGCGTCTCCCGCCAGGAAGCGAAGCGCGCGCTGGACGCCCTGGTGCAAGAAGGTAAGCTCGTCCAGACCCGGCGCAAGACCTACGGCCTCCCAGAGGAGATGCGCCTCGTGGTGGGCCGGATCAGCGTCCACCCCAACGGGTTCGGCTTCGTCGTTCCGGAGGGGGAGGGAGCGGACCTGTTCATCCCACCCGCCTACCTGGGCGGCGCCTGGCACAACGACAAGGTCGTCGCGCGCCCTAAGCCGCCGGGGCGGGACGGCCGGCCGTGGGGCGAGGTGATCCGCATCCTCGAACGCGCCCGCGACAAGCTGGTAGGCACCCTCGAGTTCTCCCGCGGGTACGCGATCCTAAGGCCTGACGATCCGCGCGTTCGGGAACGCCTCCTCCTCGTCCCGGACGGGCTCGAGGGCCTCGAACCCGGCGCGCGCATCGTGGTGCGCGTCCGCTACCCGGAGGAAACCGGGGAGCGCGAGCCTTTTGGGGAGTTCTTAGAGTACCTAGGCCAGGGCGAGACCCCAGAGACGGAGACGCGGGCGGTCATCGTGAAGTACGACCTGCGCGAGGATTTTCCCCCGGAGGTCCTCGCGGAGGCGGAGCGTATCGAGGCCCGGATTCCCGAGGCGGAGCTCCACCGTCGCGCAGACTTCCGCCACCTGAACGTCTTCACGATTGACGGGGCGGACGCGAAGGATTTCGACGACGCCATCCACATCGAACGCTACAAGAACGGCAACTACCGCGTCGGCATCCACATCGCGGACGTGTCCCACTACGTGCCGGAGGGCAGCGCCCTAGACCAAGAGGCGTTCGAGCGCGGCACGAGCGTCTACCTGCCGGGGCGGGTGCTGCCGATGCTGCCCGAGAAGCTCTCGAACGGGGTGTGCTCCCTCGTGCCCGGCGAGGACCGGCTGGTCCTCTCGGTGCTGGTGGACCTCACCCCTAGCGGGGAGGTGAAGCGGTACAGCTTCAAGGAGGGCGTGATCCGCTCGAAGGCCCGCCTGACCTACGACCAGGTGCAGGCCTTTTTCGAGGGGGACCCCTTGCCCGAAGCGGCCCGCTTCCTCGAGGCGGACCTCCGGGACCTGTTCGCGCTCACCCAGACCCTCAAGGCCCGGCGGCTCGAGCAGGGCGCCTTGGATTTCAGCTTCACCGAGGTCAAGGTGGACGTGGATCCGGACGGGACGCTGCACCTGATCCCCATCGCTGAGCGGGAGGCCCGGAGCCTGATCGAGGAATTGATGCTGCTCGCGAACCGGATCGTCGCGAAGCACCTCGCCGACAAGGGCATCCCCGCCCTTTACCGAGTGCACGAGGACCCCGCGGAGGACCGTTACCGGGCCCTGGTAGAGGCCCTGGCGCGGATGGGGTACAAGCTGCCCGGGAAGGAGCCCGACCCCAAGGCGCTCCAGCAGGTGCTGCACCAGGCCGCGGGACGCCCCGAGGCCCCGGCGGTCTCCATGCTGCTCCTGCGCTCGCTGAGCCTCGCCCGGTACGCCCCGGAGAACCTGGGGCACTTCGGTCTAGCCTTCGAGGATTACCTGCACTTCACGAGCCCCATCCGGCGCTACCCGGACCTGGTGGTGCACCGGGTGCTGCGCCACGTGATGCGCCGCCGCCTCTCCCAGAAGAAGATCGCGGCGTGGCAGGAGCAATTCCCCCGCATCGCCGAGCACGCCTCGGAGCGCGAGCGGAACGCGGAGGCCGCCGAGCGGGACCTAAGCAAGTACTACCAGTGCAAGTGGGCCGAGGCCCACAAGGGCGAGGTCTTCGAGGGTACCGTCAGCGGGGTCACCAACTTCGGGGTGTTCGTCGCGCTCGATAACGGCGTGGAGGGGCTGTTGCACCTCTCTAACCTGACGGACGATTACTACGAGTACGTGGAGGAAGCCCTGGCCTTAATCGGCCGGCACACGAACAAACGCATCGGGATGGGCGACCGGATCAAGGTCGCGATCGACGAGGTCAACCCGGCGCTACGACAGATCGATTTCGCACTCGTGGAGGACGAGATGAGCCAGAAAAGCAGTGCACCCTCAACCCAGAGCGCCAAAGCGCCACGGCGCCCGCGCAACAAACGCACCAGCACCAAAGCTACCCCGAAGCGCACCCGACGGGTGGTTGGGCCGCCGGAAGAAACCAAGCGCAACGAGCGCCCGGTCAAGGTGACCGTGCACAAGCTGTACTTCGGCGAGTGGACGGGCGAAAACCATAGGGAGGCCAAACCCACGAAGTCCCGGCGGACCCGCCGTCGGCGCAAGTAA